The proteins below are encoded in one region of Leptospira sp. WS4.C2:
- a CDS encoding sensor histidine kinase, translating to MSIFHRLFVFFRGNPLDPISLFAVYSEILSKLYFLGFAYCLAYIQSVYLEWNAPDQTNCILSAIELVLSILLVCTSFFYRRIFRIAPILVRLTFFLLVLVEMETGFHDPSIPYFDPRNWLTITALLATSSFFYPGLVWQYISEWSLVLMVYIIRVYFANQTVIPEETWREMSTIFPLFLIAFFLNHWWFRTRYIAAYRGMLLEEKRRTFFQDIHDSLGSQLTDLVLLSQRMEKTPSEITDTQLQKLKQLSESALQSLRTQVQEEDQRELFQESLLDGLKLSIKKRYKLAGRNIELEWNSIGEETIIKIRDPEVAHHILQIFKEVTTNDLRHGAGTSSWSIERKNEHLQFRFATESLNLSVKEESSLVRHKELLVDPGIGERGLHHRIKSLNGKINITESPSYQINMKLPIGLFDL from the coding sequence ATGTCTATTTTCCATCGGCTGTTTGTTTTTTTCCGAGGAAACCCTCTTGATCCTATTTCGCTTTTTGCCGTTTATTCAGAAATCCTAAGTAAACTATACTTCCTTGGATTTGCCTATTGTCTAGCCTACATTCAGAGTGTGTATTTGGAATGGAACGCCCCAGACCAAACTAACTGTATCCTTTCTGCCATCGAACTGGTGCTGAGCATTCTACTTGTTTGTACTTCCTTTTTCTATCGGCGGATCTTCCGGATCGCACCGATCCTTGTTCGTTTGACTTTTTTTCTTTTGGTTCTCGTGGAAATGGAGACAGGATTTCATGATCCCAGCATCCCTTATTTTGATCCAAGGAATTGGTTAACCATTACGGCACTCCTCGCGACATCTTCTTTTTTTTACCCCGGACTTGTGTGGCAGTACATTTCGGAATGGTCACTCGTTCTGATGGTTTATATTATCCGCGTCTACTTTGCCAACCAAACCGTCATTCCAGAAGAAACTTGGCGAGAGATGTCGACGATTTTTCCTTTGTTTCTGATCGCCTTTTTTTTAAACCATTGGTGGTTTCGCACTCGGTACATCGCAGCCTATCGAGGTATGTTACTCGAAGAAAAACGCAGAACATTTTTTCAAGATATCCATGACAGTTTGGGTTCCCAACTTACCGACTTGGTTCTACTCAGCCAAAGGATGGAAAAAACTCCCTCTGAGATTACAGATACCCAACTGCAAAAACTAAAACAACTTTCTGAGTCTGCACTTCAGTCCTTACGTACACAAGTCCAAGAAGAAGACCAGAGGGAATTATTCCAAGAGTCGCTGTTAGATGGATTAAAACTATCAATCAAAAAAAGATACAAACTTGCCGGCCGCAATATAGAGTTGGAATGGAATTCCATTGGGGAAGAAACCATTATCAAAATTCGAGATCCAGAAGTGGCACATCATATCCTTCAAATCTTTAAAGAAGTAACTACCAATGATTTACGTCATGGGGCAGGAACTTCCAGTTGGTCGATAGAGCGAAAGAATGAACATTTACAATTCCGGTTTGCGACGGAATCTCTGAATCTATCGGTTAAGGAAGAAAGTTCTCTAGTCCGACACAAAGAACTTTTGGTTGATCCCGGTATCGGCGAACGAGGATTACATCATAGAATTAAATCTTTAAACGGGAAAATTAACATTACCGAATCCCCATCATACCAAATCAATATGAAACTTCCCATTGGGCTCTTCGATTTATGA
- a CDS encoding response regulator, protein MNSISIGIIEDNLDFLLSLCGVLEENPSLQLRTWNSAEAFWAEEEAKELDLLILDIGLPGMSGIDVLKTYHTIESRKSLVISSLQTDDTIFSALRNGASGYIWKSELDSLHDTIQTLLDGGSVISPSIAAKVLLSFRKPQMTTDVSGIGVEVLTPRERQILELIVEGDNPHQIASLFGTTVGTVRQQIKAIYKKLQVNTRVQMLKKARQFGIF, encoded by the coding sequence ATGAATTCAATTTCTATCGGAATCATTGAAGATAATTTGGATTTTTTATTATCTCTTTGCGGAGTTTTAGAAGAAAACCCTAGTTTACAATTAAGAACATGGAATTCCGCAGAAGCGTTTTGGGCTGAGGAGGAGGCCAAAGAACTGGACCTTCTTATTTTGGATATTGGATTGCCTGGTATGAGTGGGATTGATGTACTCAAAACCTACCATACGATTGAATCTAGAAAGAGCCTCGTGATTTCTTCCCTTCAAACAGATGATACAATTTTTTCTGCCCTACGGAATGGAGCTTCTGGATATATTTGGAAGTCAGAACTAGATTCATTACATGATACCATCCAAACATTACTGGATGGGGGCAGTGTGATTTCTCCTTCGATAGCCGCAAAAGTATTGTTATCTTTTCGCAAACCCCAAATGACTACGGATGTATCGGGTATTGGGGTAGAGGTGCTAACTCCGAGAGAAAGACAAATTTTGGAACTCATTGTAGAAGGGGATAATCCCCACCAAATTGCCTCTTTATTTGGAACTACCGTAGGCACAGTCCGCCAGCAAATTAAGGCGATTTATAAAAAGCTCCAGGTCAATACGAGAGTGCAAATGTTGAAAAAAGCCCGTCAATTCGGAATCTTTTGA
- the meaB gene encoding methylmalonyl Co-A mutase-associated GTPase MeaB has translation METPNEDMGKKKTKEPDPIPKSALSVNPGVADAPAISPYIRDQRKTLSRKETTAKELAEGVLAGNRTHLAKAITLVESNLESHNDKAQAILELVMPKVGNSIRIGITGVPGVGKSTFIESFGSYLLEQNHKLAVLAIDPSSQRTKGSILGDKTRMEILSKSANAFIRPSPSSGSLGGVARKTRESMYLCEAAGFDTIIIETVGVGQSETQVHSMVDFFLLLMLAGAGDELQGIKRGIMEMADLIAINKADGTNEPYAMRARVEYESALHLFPAPESKWTPRATTCSSIAGKGIDEIWKLILDYVSTTKTNGYYAKNREDQTRMWFEETLKEVVLEQFFARPGKKESIKASEKKLMSGQSTLLKEIKYLMD, from the coding sequence TTCTCCCTACATTCGTGACCAAAGAAAAACTCTCAGTCGTAAAGAAACCACAGCAAAAGAATTAGCCGAAGGAGTTCTAGCGGGAAACCGAACCCATCTTGCCAAAGCCATTACTCTCGTAGAAAGCAACTTGGAATCCCATAACGACAAAGCCCAAGCTATCTTAGAACTTGTGATGCCTAAGGTTGGTAATTCCATTCGGATTGGAATTACTGGAGTTCCTGGTGTTGGAAAATCAACCTTCATTGAAAGTTTTGGAAGTTATCTCCTCGAACAAAATCACAAACTCGCAGTACTTGCGATTGATCCGAGTAGCCAAAGAACCAAAGGCTCTATTTTGGGAGACAAAACAAGGATGGAGATTCTTTCTAAATCTGCCAACGCCTTCATTCGCCCTTCGCCTAGCAGTGGTTCTCTGGGAGGGGTTGCCAGAAAAACCAGGGAATCCATGTATCTCTGCGAGGCGGCAGGGTTTGATACCATCATCATTGAAACAGTCGGTGTCGGACAATCGGAAACACAAGTCCACTCCATGGTGGATTTTTTCTTGTTACTCATGCTTGCAGGTGCTGGGGACGAACTCCAAGGGATCAAACGAGGGATTATGGAGATGGCAGACCTCATTGCCATCAATAAAGCTGATGGGACAAACGAACCTTATGCGATGCGTGCTCGGGTGGAATACGAATCTGCCCTCCATCTTTTTCCTGCTCCCGAATCCAAATGGACACCAAGAGCCACCACTTGTAGTAGCATTGCCGGGAAGGGAATTGATGAAATTTGGAAACTGATTTTGGATTATGTTTCCACAACAAAAACAAATGGTTATTATGCGAAAAACAGAGAAGACCAAACACGGATGTGGTTTGAAGAAACCCTCAAAGAAGTAGTTCTCGAACAGTTCTTTGCTAGGCCTGGCAAAAAAGAATCCATCAAAGCCTCTGAAAAAAAACTAATGTCCGGCCAGTCCACTCTCTTAAAAGAAATCAAATATTTGATGGATTGA